The genomic stretch ACAGGGGCAGCTGGCCCACGGTGCAGTAACTACAGCACACCACCAGGGAGCAGCAGAGCCCAGCCCTAGGCTGTTTTATCTCCAGGAGCAATTAATTTGTCCCAGGTTTCCTTCGGGTATTCACTCCCAGCTGCAAAGATCGAGCTTGTTGTTGATTATCCAACCTATCCACAAGGGCCCGGCTCCCCGCAGAGCTTCGCTGCAAGACTAGGAGCCGCCTTAGCCCCGCCCCCACTGCTGAGCCAACCCAGGGCGGAGGGGAGCGTCACTGGGGCGGGCCCAAGGGACCACGTGGCCGGCTAGGGCAAGTGCTGAGCGGGGACCAGAAGCCAGCCCCAGGGGGTGACCAGGTCGCAAAGGCGGAATAGCAAAGGCTAGCCTCACCCTGACTGCCCTCCCCCCGCGATGGGCGTGCAGCCCCCCAACTTCTCCTGGGTGCTCCCGGGCCGGCTAGCCGGGCTGGCGCTGCCGCGGCTCCCCGCGCACTACCAGTTCCTGCTGGACCTGGGCGTGCGGCACCTGGTGTCCCTGACGGAGCGTGGGCCCCCGCACAGCGACAGCTGTCCGGGCCTCACGCTGCACCGGCTGCGCATCCCTGACTTCTGCCCGCCGGCCCCGGAACAGATCGACCAATTTGTGAAGATCGTGGACGAGGCCAACGCCCGGGGAGAGGTCAGCGCGTGTGAGCCAAAGCGAGAGGGTGGGGCCTGGAGGGAACTGAGTGGGCGGGGCCTGGCGGGAGGGTGGGATCAGAAAGGGGGGGGAGAAGAGGCTGTGGGGCGGGGCGAGGAAGGGTGGGGCGGGGCCAAGTGGGGCCGGGCTGGGCTAGAGTTAGATGGAACCCACCCACTGACCAGAGTCAACTATGTTGCTAGAAGCGAGGGAAGGTGATGCCAGGATTCTGGTCATTTTCTAGAGGGCCATATGTCATGGAGACAcacttataattttaaattttactaacagctacttttaaaaaaaaaatgaaaagaagcagaTGGAGTTAAATTTTGCTACTAATCCAATAagtcaaaaatattatttcaacatAGACTCGATATGAagtaaattattaattaataaggCATTTCCAGTCTTCTTCACATGCCACATCTTCAGAGCCTGGTAATTATTTTACACCCAATCTCATTTTGGACTGACACATTTCAGGTAAAAATACCACCACAGGTGGCTGGATGTTCTGTACCAGACAGCACAGGTAGAAGGGGCGAGAGATGCAGGCGGAGAGCCCAACTTGGGAGCCAGCCACTTCAGAGGCCTCCTAGTCACCCAGACGCAAGGACAGTCCTCAACAGCCTTGAGGTCACTTGTCCTCTGAGGGCCTGCAATTTGTGGGAAGAACAATACCTTTCAGTGGGGACAGGAGACTGTGCGGGAGGGCACTGGACTCCATGACTTTCCTCTTGACAGGCTGTTGGAGTGCACTGCGCCCTGGGCTTTGGCCGCACTGGCACCATGCTGGCCTGCTACCTGGTGAAGGAGCAGGGCTTGGCTGCAGGAGATGCCATCGCTGAGATTCGGCGCCTGCGGCCAGGATCCATTGAGACCTATGAACAAGAGAAAGCCGTTTTTCAGTTCTACCAGCGAACAAAATAAGAGACTCGCCCGCTCTCGTGCTGCAGATGGGAAATGTGgccagggaagaagggaagtgggctAAAGTACCTGCATCCTTCAGCTCCCTTTGCCTCCCGCTGGACAGAAGTAGTCTTTCCCCGAAGCCATAACCTGACTGACAGAGTGGCCGAGACCCCATGAATATGAGTTAATATCTAATAAGAATTCATTTACGCTGCATAGAATTTACATAGCACTCCCAAAACATCAACTCCATGTAGCCCTGGgtcatagaaaatataaaaaccattTCTGTTCTTTGGATGGGGTGACTAGAGCTCAGAAAGGCTTATGGTCACAATTCTGGAAAATAGAAGTATGGGCCAGGACTGCAACACACACCTTTGTCTCCTTGAAGATGCTGAAATTCTAGGTGCTGACCCCTGGTCTTAGGGTTTCTGGAGAACTGGTCAATGAGAGAGCTCCCAGTCTACGGCCACCCAGCTTCCAGCGGTCTCAGGGCTCTACACTCCCACACCAGGAGTGCCCTTGTTGATGTCACCTTTGTTCCTCTCAGGGTACAGAAGACTTGGATGTCACAGATCTCCTTCcacactccctccttccctctctctccccagagatGGCCACTCTTACCAGCCTTAGATACTCTCGGCTCATCTGTTACCTCCAGCCTCTATATCATCCCAACCTCAGGCCCAGGAATGCTGGAACTGCATCTTGGTGGTTATACAAAGTGGatattaaataatcaaataaataactcCAGGGCTATGACTTTTGGCTGTCTTCCCCAGGTGTTATCTTCTTCACTTCTCCCCTGTTGGATTCCATCCTGCCATTAGCACCACACTTTGGACTCTCTGAGAGATGCGGTGAACGTCATACCTGAGCCCAGTGGACTCTTAAAATGTCAGTCTGAACTCTTGCCCTGTCTTCTGCCATATAGGCTGAGCTGAATGAGGGAAATTCACCCTGAGATACACATGGAGTGGCCGTGTGAACTCGGTGTGCCTGTTAGAGGGGGAAGTGACTCAGCAAAGTGAGACATGTTCCTATTCTCAGGGGCCTGGCCTTTCTGGAGAAGATGGGTAATGGCAGTCCATTCCCACATGATGGATACTAAAGGCCATCTCTGCTATTCCAAGCACAGGACAGGGTAGGCAAGAGTTCCCCTGTAGCCTCTGTCTCTTACATCGAAGGCCAGAGCTGTGCCTTCCCCTCCCCAGGACTTCTTTCTCCATCCTCTGCTGCCCCTAATTGAATGTTATCCAGCTCACCCTTACACAAAAGGCTTAGTTAACCAAGAAATGTAAGCTGCACTCACCCAGAATTCTTTCTGTATCTAATGTGGGGTATCCTTAACTATTTCCTTGGATCCTTTCTAGCCCTCCCAGGGAAATAGATCAGCCAAAGAGAAGAAACTTAAAAGTTCCAGGCATTCAGCCTGtgatggaggaaaaagaaaggcctTCCTTTTAGTGGCCTTCCACCAAAAGGGCCTTCTTCCCACCAAAAGCGCCACCCACCCTGCCACTCCCACACCTGCCCATGATGCAAGCCAGACCACCCACCACACACAGGGAGTGTGCATGTCTATGTAACGTTTTCCTGAGGAGGGCATGGCCCAGGAAGAGAGCAAAAGGCTCATTTCCTCCACCCTGTTGTTCACTGCAGAGCTTACCCAtatggggaggaaatgggaggctgcAGCGGCACCCAGAGTTGGGGCTCCTCACCAGCGCTGATTGGCTGGGCCCTAGGACCTGCCCTCATCCTTTCTCATGTCTGTTCCTCTCCAGATCCTCTACACCCCCAGAGCAGATTCTGCTCTTACCTTCCTCCCAAGGCTCCttggaaggagacagaaaatttTTCTAACCCCATTAAAGCCCTGTGTGCAGTTCCCTCCCCATAATTTAAGCAAGTCTCCTCTGCCTCAAGAGTTCCTTAGggaaataaacatataattatgTGCTTAAGGAAATGGCTTTTAAATAAGTACGAGTTGACTTCAAATGAaaaactctgcccttctccttctgtCTACCTTGAGGGGTTAGCCAGGAACTCCATTTGTGCTCATTTATGCCCCCAGAAGTTTAGCTTTCTGCCACCCTTTCGCCTGTATTTGTCACCAATGAAAGGTCACACATCAGCCATGGCCCCTCCCTAGTACACCCTGCACTGGTGCCAggaacacacctcctccatctgAGAAGCACACCTGCATTTGCACCAGGCCAGGGTTTCTCATGCTTAACACTCCTAACATTTTTGAACTGGGGCTGGATAATTGGAGATGGGGAATCTATACCATAGGATGTTTAACAGTGTTGCTGGTTTGCACTCACTAGATGACAGTCACATGTTGTCAGGGtttcctgtcctgcctggttcccacagtcgttaagtcccaaagaaatcacacagaggtctacattagttacaaactgattggcc from Arvicola amphibius chromosome 12, mArvAmp1.2, whole genome shotgun sequence encodes the following:
- the Dusp23 gene encoding dual specificity protein phosphatase 23 — translated: MGVQPPNFSWVLPGRLAGLALPRLPAHYQFLLDLGVRHLVSLTERGPPHSDSCPGLTLHRLRIPDFCPPAPEQIDQFVKIVDEANARGEAVGVHCALGFGRTGTMLACYLVKEQGLAAGDAIAEIRRLRPGSIETYEQEKAVFQFYQRTK